The following coding sequences are from one Eleginops maclovinus isolate JMC-PN-2008 ecotype Puerto Natales chromosome 13, JC_Emac_rtc_rv5, whole genome shotgun sequence window:
- the LOC134874828 gene encoding 52 kDa repressor of the inhibitor of the protein kinase-like, with the protein MSSENVGVQALIKKDAPKAVYMHCNGHCLNLVIARSCALPVVRNMIDKMKYIVMFFTCSPKREHLLKEVVDKEAHSTGKRKPLIDLSRTRWAARHDAYSHFYSAFVFIIKALEVMAQGLHTEEYSEDVTSGWEGKYKAEAYGLLSGLQNFGFILTFLTVYQVLSHLAGITVKLQSTSLDIIEAFSMVDEVKSVYKELRETIDDDFNQIYEQAVRMAAQVNVEPTQPRAAGRQKHRENVPAEGVKEYYLRNMTIPFLDHVISEFESRFSPLSVTASRLMGLIPSVQCNSDVTVDISEAVALYQDDLPSPEVIDQELKRWKLKWQVKALHQRPSSCASAIKECDEMMYPNIFKLLKIACTLPVTSCECERSASVLRRLNTFMRSSMGEDRMSSLALIHTHYDMALDLDEAVDLYSKMHPRRLELMSVLMQ; encoded by the coding sequence atgagcagcgaaaatgttggcgttcaagctttgataaaaaaggatgcgcctaaggcagtttatatgcactgcaatgggcattgcttgaaccttgtcattgcacgctcttgtgctcttccagttgtgcgcaacatgattgataagatgaagtacatcgtcatgttcttcacctgcagcccgaaGAGGGAACACCTTCTCAAGGAGGTTGTAGATAAGGAGGCACATTCTACCGGAAAGAGGAAGCCCCTGATTGACCTCAGCCGCACAAGATGGGCAGCACGGCATGATGCCTACAGTCACTTCTACAGtgcctttgtcttcattattaaGGCTCTGGAAGTCATGGCACAGGGTCTCcatacagaggagtacagtgaAGATGTCACCAGTGGATGGGAGGGCAAGTACAAAGCAGAGGCCTATGGTCTCTTGAGTGGGCtacaaaactttggattcatcctCACATTCCTCACCGTATACCAAGTTTTATCCCACCTGGCGGGCATCACGGTGAAACTGCAAAGCACCTCACTCGACATCATCGAGGCATTTAGCATGGTTGATGAGGTGAAGTCTGTCTACAAGGAGCTCCGCGAGACCATCGACGACGACTTCAATCAAATCTACGAACAAGCAGTTAGGATGGCTGCTCAGGTCAACGTGGAACCAACCCAGCCGAGAGCAGCtggaaggcagaaacacagggaaaatgtacccgctgaaggagtgaaggagtACTATCTCCGGAACATGACGATACCCTTCTTAGACCATGTCATTTCAGAGTTTGAGTCCAGATTTAGTCCCCTCTCTGTGACCGCATCAAGGCTCATGGGCCTAATTCCATCTGTCCAGTGCAACTCAGATGTAACGGTggacatctctgaagcagtcgctctgtaccaagatgacttgccatcaccagaggtcattgaccaggagctgaaacggtggaagttgaagtggcaggtcaaagcattacaccaaagaccaagctcatgtgcctcagctatcaaagagtgtgatgagatgatgtatccgaacatcttcaaactcctgaaaattgcatgcaccttgccagtgacctcctgcgaatgtgagaggtctgccagtgttctccggagactcaacacattcatgcggagcagcatgggagaggaccgcatgtcatccttggctctcatccatacccactacgacatggctctggatctggatgaagctgtcgatctatactcaaaaatgcacccaagacgattggagctgatgagcgttctgatgcaatag